One region of Rubinisphaera margarita genomic DNA includes:
- a CDS encoding ABC transporter ATP-binding protein gives MMYDTEPILELRQVDRTFGTQEVLRGINLDVYPGETLVLIGESGCGKSVTTKLLAGMIAPSAGDVYWQGGEVRKLTTNEKRRQRLKIGYLFQSAALFDSMNVYENVAFGLKQNTRMKSVEIEEIVSERIRDVGLPMDVAAKKPAELSGGMRKRVGLARALAMDPEIIIYDEPTTGLDPVMSDVINELILSVQRRRPVTSIVVTHDMHTVRKVADRIVMLYPLPRLHPGEDQIIFEGTAEEAFEAEDPRVYSFVHGDASQRLQELHAA, from the coding sequence TATGACACGGAACCGATTCTCGAATTGCGACAGGTTGACCGAACCTTCGGCACCCAGGAAGTGCTGCGCGGGATCAATCTGGACGTTTATCCGGGTGAAACGCTGGTTCTAATCGGGGAAAGTGGTTGCGGAAAAAGCGTGACGACAAAACTGCTGGCCGGAATGATCGCTCCTTCCGCGGGCGATGTGTACTGGCAGGGAGGGGAAGTCCGTAAGCTCACGACGAATGAGAAACGTCGCCAGCGATTAAAGATTGGCTACCTGTTTCAGTCGGCGGCGCTCTTCGACAGCATGAACGTCTACGAGAATGTTGCATTCGGTCTGAAACAGAACACCCGGATGAAGTCGGTCGAGATTGAAGAGATCGTGTCGGAACGGATCCGCGATGTCGGGTTACCGATGGACGTCGCTGCGAAAAAGCCGGCCGAGTTGTCGGGCGGCATGCGGAAACGGGTCGGCCTGGCCCGGGCCCTGGCCATGGATCCTGAAATCATCATCTACGATGAACCGACCACCGGACTCGATCCCGTTATGAGCGACGTCATTAATGAACTGATTCTGTCGGTGCAGCGACGCCGGCCGGTCACGAGCATTGTTGTCACGCACGACATGCACACCGTTCGCAAAGTTGCCGATCGCATCGTAATGCTCTATCCGCTGCCGCGTCTGCACCCGGGTGAAGATCAGATCATCTTCGAAGGAACAGCCGAGGAGGCCTTCGAAGCGGAAGATCCCCGTGTGTATTCGTTCGTTCACGGCGATGCGAGTCAACGTTTACAGGAATTGCATGCTGCGTAA
- a CDS encoding MlaD family protein — translation MTERQLQFRVGLFVVIAIATGVVLTIQFGKLERYYEPRYVVQIEYDVLTGVHPGTPVQQSGIPVGRVTDVAIDRKSRKVIVTAEIRERYPLASDAKPQIVQSLLGESHIEFSVGTGDVVAANHRFNGVEAQDPFEAMQRLESRLTDTVEVFADTSREWQTVARNVNSLLETNEGKIDQMVEHAAVALRQLTVAMQKASVTLDEANGFIADPELQMAVKEAMVALPQLIRQTEMLVQQTQQTIGTTNNAVASLGKTMDNLETMTTPLAANSDQLMASVASSMNSLNSTLHQLNQFSKQLNEGDGSLQRLSRDPQLYQNLQYASSSLAALLKNLDPIVRDMQVFSDKVARHPEVLGVSGYLKGSSGVKEATVTPASSTAPSNIKGRASGFRPFGGP, via the coding sequence ATGACAGAACGCCAACTCCAGTTTCGAGTCGGATTGTTCGTCGTCATCGCGATAGCGACAGGCGTCGTGCTGACCATCCAGTTCGGGAAGCTCGAACGTTACTACGAACCCCGGTACGTCGTGCAGATTGAGTACGATGTTCTGACGGGCGTGCATCCCGGCACCCCGGTGCAGCAATCCGGCATCCCCGTCGGACGCGTCACTGACGTGGCGATCGACCGGAAGTCGCGCAAGGTGATCGTGACGGCTGAGATCCGTGAACGCTATCCGCTCGCCAGCGATGCGAAACCCCAGATTGTCCAGTCACTGCTGGGAGAGTCGCATATTGAGTTCTCTGTGGGCACCGGGGACGTTGTGGCAGCCAACCATCGCTTTAACGGCGTCGAAGCTCAGGATCCGTTTGAGGCGATGCAGCGGCTTGAATCGCGGCTGACCGATACGGTCGAAGTCTTTGCCGATACTAGCCGGGAATGGCAAACGGTCGCGCGGAATGTAAACTCTCTGCTCGAAACCAACGAAGGCAAGATCGATCAAATGGTCGAACATGCAGCCGTGGCACTCCGCCAGTTGACCGTCGCCATGCAGAAGGCGTCCGTTACATTGGACGAGGCAAACGGCTTTATTGCCGACCCGGAACTGCAGATGGCTGTCAAAGAAGCGATGGTCGCCTTGCCGCAACTCATCCGCCAGACGGAAATGCTGGTGCAGCAGACACAGCAGACCATCGGCACGACAAACAACGCCGTCGCCTCACTGGGCAAGACGATGGATAACCTGGAAACTATGACGACTCCTCTGGCCGCCAACTCCGACCAGTTGATGGCGAGTGTGGCATCGAGCATGAACTCGCTCAATTCGACTCTGCATCAACTGAATCAGTTCAGCAAGCAGCTCAATGAAGGAGACGGTTCCCTGCAGAGACTCTCGCGGGACCCGCAGCTCTATCAGAATCTGCAGTACGCCTCCTCATCCCTGGCGGCTCTGCTGAAGAATCTGGACCCGATCGTTCGGGATATGCAGGTTTTCAGCGACAAAGTCGCTCGCCATCCCGAGGTGCTGGGTGTCAGCGGGTACCTCAAGGGTTCCTCCGGCGTGAAAGAAGCGACGGTCACTCCAGCTTCGTCGACTGCTCCCAGCAATATCAAAGGCCGCGCGAGTGGCTTTCGACCATTCGGCGGCCCATAA
- a CDS encoding DUF1549 domain-containing protein, giving the protein MERHPEYRKICELASRLCDGRLDETSAAELQQLVTTDEAARDLYVRYLELHSHLHWDFGMAAGESTDISSSMAMSESADSMKSLLDELLTEASVQNAPALPREKTFSSRHKAAALLTSSLVVLLVAGTGWYWVTQRDQVDPPQNIAETSPQTDADSAKTNDDRSPGEDGMDLPAPPPELPSIDWAIAHNQPDPIAADSVEGHPGDRDNKPVGVAYSRDDDVIKAINTQVASGWEDWGFSPAPSADDFEWVRRVYLDLAGRIPTEAELQSFLADQSPDRDQQLVDRLLESPSFALHWSTNWMNLLVGRSPNPQVDRLTLQEYLYAVADRNGSWNRVVKDLIAAEGNPRENGAANFLVAHLNNQAVPATSYVARTLLGFQIQCAQCHQHPFYSVSQREFWELNSFFKQAVVTRVGSSGTSEMSQVELRDRQTGGPTYYESRDGVMHAAFPRYNGTEVDEDETVSRRQQLANLLVEGEDPLVAQAFVNRTWSQLFGYGFTQPVDDLGPHNPPSHPELFATLSRSFVSNDYDIKRLYRWICLSDAYRLSSRVSDVNREDAPDQGNPPAFTRMYFKPLSPEQLYDSLLAVAGHSNRAIRNRERHVENRDQWVQQFVSSYENDENNESSHFDGTISQALVLMNGSLVDETISPEKNPFLAELIQTSLTDQEKFERVCIKVLSRKPTQKEQALFRQVLASLRDVKSTPERNTLLARSLSDLLWAYVNSSEFITNH; this is encoded by the coding sequence ATGGAACGCCATCCCGAATATCGAAAGATCTGCGAACTGGCCAGCCGACTCTGCGACGGCCGGCTCGACGAGACCAGTGCAGCCGAACTGCAACAACTCGTCACCACCGACGAAGCGGCTCGCGATCTTTACGTTCGCTATCTCGAACTGCACAGCCATCTCCATTGGGATTTTGGCATGGCTGCAGGCGAGTCGACCGACATCTCTTCCAGTATGGCGATGTCGGAGTCCGCCGACTCCATGAAGAGCCTGCTGGACGAATTGCTCACGGAGGCTTCGGTCCAGAACGCTCCTGCTCTTCCACGCGAAAAGACGTTCTCTTCACGACACAAAGCTGCAGCTCTGCTGACAAGCTCTCTGGTCGTATTACTGGTGGCCGGAACCGGATGGTATTGGGTCACCCAACGCGATCAGGTCGATCCTCCGCAGAACATCGCCGAGACGAGTCCTCAGACGGACGCTGATTCCGCAAAAACGAACGACGATCGTTCGCCGGGCGAAGACGGGATGGACCTCCCTGCTCCTCCTCCCGAGTTGCCTTCAATTGACTGGGCCATCGCACACAACCAGCCAGATCCGATTGCCGCCGACAGCGTCGAGGGTCATCCGGGCGATCGGGACAACAAGCCGGTCGGTGTCGCCTACAGCCGCGATGACGACGTAATCAAAGCGATTAACACCCAGGTCGCCAGCGGCTGGGAGGACTGGGGATTTTCGCCGGCGCCGTCTGCCGATGACTTTGAATGGGTCCGCCGCGTTTATCTCGACCTCGCCGGTCGGATCCCCACGGAAGCGGAACTGCAGAGTTTTCTGGCCGATCAGTCGCCCGATCGCGATCAGCAGCTGGTCGATCGACTGCTGGAGTCTCCATCGTTTGCGCTGCACTGGTCCACGAACTGGATGAACCTGCTTGTCGGCCGTTCGCCGAATCCGCAGGTCGATCGACTGACGCTGCAGGAGTATCTGTATGCCGTGGCCGACCGGAACGGTTCGTGGAATCGCGTTGTCAAAGATCTGATCGCTGCGGAAGGAAATCCACGAGAGAATGGAGCCGCCAACTTTCTGGTCGCCCATCTCAACAATCAGGCGGTGCCGGCGACTTCGTACGTAGCCCGCACTCTGCTCGGATTCCAGATTCAGTGTGCCCAGTGCCACCAGCATCCCTTTTATTCGGTCAGCCAGCGAGAGTTCTGGGAACTCAACAGCTTCTTCAAACAGGCCGTTGTAACCCGCGTCGGATCGTCCGGCACTTCTGAGATGTCGCAGGTCGAACTGCGTGACCGCCAGACGGGTGGCCCGACGTATTACGAGAGCCGCGATGGTGTGATGCACGCCGCGTTTCCAAGATACAACGGAACCGAAGTGGACGAAGATGAGACCGTTTCGCGGCGGCAACAGCTGGCCAATCTCCTCGTGGAAGGCGAAGACCCGCTTGTGGCTCAGGCATTCGTGAACCGGACCTGGTCGCAACTGTTCGGTTACGGCTTCACGCAACCGGTTGACGATCTCGGCCCGCACAATCCCCCCTCTCATCCGGAACTGTTTGCCACCCTGTCGCGATCATTCGTGTCGAACGACTACGACATCAAACGGCTGTACCGCTGGATCTGCCTGTCGGATGCCTACCGACTGTCGAGCCGTGTCAGCGATGTCAATCGGGAAGATGCTCCGGACCAGGGAAATCCGCCAGCGTTCACCCGCATGTACTTCAAACCGCTCTCGCCCGAACAGCTCTACGATTCCCTGCTAGCCGTCGCCGGTCACTCAAATCGTGCGATCCGAAATCGCGAGCGTCATGTGGAGAATCGCGATCAATGGGTGCAGCAGTTCGTCAGCTCGTATGAAAACGACGAGAACAACGAGTCGAGTCACTTTGACGGGACGATCTCGCAGGCTCTGGTGTTGATGAATGGCAGCCTGGTCGACGAAACCATCTCTCCCGAGAAGAATCCATTCCTCGCGGAGCTGATTCAAACCTCGCTGACTGACCAGGAGAAGTTTGAACGAGTCTGCATCAAGGTGCTGTCCCGCAAGCCGACGCAGAAAGAGCAGGCTCTCTTCCGACAGGTGCTCGCGTCGCTGCGTGATGTGAAATCGACACCGGAACGGAATACCCTGCTTGCCCGCAGCCTGTCTGACCTGCTCTGGGCTTATGTGAACTCCAGCGAGTTCATCACCAACCACTGA
- a CDS encoding sigma-70 family RNA polymerase sigma factor, with product MTNQEMASSEAPDEGLEPNRPAESASATATPDREFVDQFVKTQRRLYLYLLAQVGNPHPAEEILQNVNVVILSKWQQFEPGTNFLAWAYRIASLEVLKYRQKSKRQKLLFDDDYLATIARTVEELHENTEMRQKALARCLKKLKPVDRELVRLKYQLGRDGQALSEMLNRPVNSVYQSLGRIRRSLLKCVEAQIAAAVR from the coding sequence GTGACCAACCAGGAGATGGCCAGCTCCGAAGCACCGGACGAAGGACTTGAACCCAATCGTCCGGCCGAATCCGCCTCGGCTACGGCGACTCCCGATCGTGAATTCGTTGATCAGTTCGTTAAGACACAGCGACGACTTTACCTGTATCTCCTCGCCCAGGTCGGGAACCCGCATCCTGCTGAGGAGATTCTACAGAACGTCAACGTGGTGATCCTCTCGAAGTGGCAACAGTTCGAACCCGGAACCAACTTCCTCGCCTGGGCGTATCGCATTGCCAGTCTGGAAGTTTTGAAGTATCGGCAGAAGTCCAAGCGGCAGAAGCTGCTCTTCGACGACGACTACCTGGCGACCATTGCCAGAACGGTTGAAGAGCTCCATGAGAATACTGAAATGCGGCAGAAGGCGCTCGCCCGATGTCTGAAGAAACTGAAACCGGTCGACCGTGAGCTCGTGCGATTGAAGTATCAACTCGGACGGGACGGTCAGGCGCTTTCAGAGATGCTCAATCGACCGGTGAATTCCGTCTATCAATCGCTCGGTCGGATCCGGCGATCTCTGTTGAAATGCGTGGAAGCTCAAATCGCTGCGGCGGTACGGTAA
- a CDS encoding DUF1501 domain-containing protein, translating into MSQMKPGTMDRRHFMRHLATGSAMTIPAFHFLNHLQANAAEVRRNQKSCILIWLSGGPPTIDMWDLKPGSKNGGEFKPISTAGDLQICEHMPKIAKQMDSLSVIRTMSTREADHTRGRYYMHTSYVPNPTVIHPSFGSVVSHTLAPQRKDLEIPAFISIGGGAGSSGFLGMTHAPFVVDSNGQIRNADPTGVDRRRLEQRLAMWDVVESGFINSDRGDLPQAHKDVYHKAVNLMTSSQMDAFQVAKEDPKLQEAYGNNNLGRGLLMARRLAEVGVPFVEVNFGGWDLHNDVFNTLRDQRLPTLDQAIAALTQDLKSRGMLDNTVILCMGEFGRTPRINQDVGRDHWASSWSLLIGGGGLNGGVAVGETDKDGVGLESKSYLPGDVWATVSKAMGIPLNIVHTSKRGRPMKIANGGNPIEELVS; encoded by the coding sequence ATGAGTCAGATGAAACCCGGAACCATGGATCGCCGACATTTCATGCGCCACCTTGCCACCGGCAGCGCGATGACGATTCCGGCGTTTCACTTTCTTAACCACCTGCAGGCCAACGCCGCGGAAGTCCGGCGGAATCAGAAGTCCTGTATTCTGATCTGGCTGAGCGGGGGACCGCCCACGATCGACATGTGGGACCTGAAGCCCGGCTCCAAGAACGGCGGCGAATTCAAGCCGATCAGCACGGCGGGTGACCTGCAGATCTGCGAGCATATGCCGAAGATTGCCAAGCAGATGGACAGCCTGTCCGTGATTCGCACAATGAGCACCCGTGAAGCCGATCACACCCGGGGCCGGTATTACATGCACACCTCTTACGTGCCGAATCCGACCGTGATTCACCCCTCGTTCGGCTCGGTTGTCAGTCATACGCTGGCACCGCAGCGGAAGGATCTGGAAATCCCCGCGTTCATCTCCATCGGTGGTGGTGCGGGCAGCTCCGGCTTCCTGGGCATGACTCACGCTCCGTTCGTGGTCGACAGCAACGGTCAGATCCGCAACGCCGATCCGACTGGCGTCGATCGCCGTCGACTCGAACAGCGTCTGGCCATGTGGGACGTCGTCGAATCGGGATTCATCAATTCCGATCGTGGCGACCTGCCGCAGGCTCACAAAGACGTCTACCACAAGGCTGTCAATCTGATGACGTCTTCCCAGATGGACGCCTTCCAGGTGGCCAAGGAAGACCCGAAGCTTCAGGAAGCTTACGGTAACAACAACCTCGGTCGCGGCCTGTTGATGGCTCGTCGGCTGGCTGAAGTTGGCGTGCCGTTCGTCGAAGTCAACTTCGGTGGATGGGACCTGCATAACGACGTCTTCAACACGCTGCGTGATCAGCGTCTGCCGACTCTGGATCAGGCCATCGCCGCTCTGACTCAGGACCTGAAGAGCCGCGGGATGCTCGACAATACCGTCATTCTCTGCATGGGTGAATTCGGTCGCACACCGCGAATCAACCAGGACGTTGGACGTGATCACTGGGCCTCCAGCTGGTCGCTGCTCATCGGTGGTGGCGGGCTCAACGGCGGCGTCGCTGTCGGTGAAACCGACAAGGACGGAGTCGGCCTGGAAAGCAAGAGCTACCTGCCGGGCGATGTCTGGGCCACGGTCAGCAAGGCGATGGGCATTCCACTCAACATCGTGCACACCTCGAAGCGGGGTCGTCCGATGAAGATCGCCAATGGCGGCAACCCGATCGAAGAGCTCGTCAGCTAA